In Opitutaceae bacterium TAV5, one genomic interval encodes:
- a CDS encoding LacI family transcriptional regulator: MDRAPTIRDIAAAAGVHNATVSRALRNDPRIPAATRERIAEEARRLGYRVNPVYASLMANVRAGRLAWHSETIAYVTAPGAPQGDWRKNHAFREIYQGVCARAEALGMTLDVFEEKTIIGPRLDAILKARGIRGVVIGMIHPDNVPGPVALSWSRITAVQIEPHTHLPMLPGVHNDRARIVQEAFARTRELGYRRAGLAIPAFWDRYGHWLSGYLGAAWGLPKNETVRPFYPTTTWNRAGFARWLRQERPEVILTLDRAFVWRWLGELGFRVPGDVAYAELDLPPDDTATAGIRQSHQTVGAEAVSLLASRLYHNDTGPVDRQMMLQISGQWKNGATAPPK; the protein is encoded by the coding sequence ATGGACCGTGCCCCGACCATCCGCGACATCGCCGCAGCGGCAGGCGTGCACAATGCGACGGTGTCGCGCGCCTTGCGCAACGACCCGCGCATCCCGGCGGCCACGCGCGAGCGCATTGCGGAGGAGGCGCGCCGCCTGGGCTATCGCGTCAACCCCGTGTATGCCTCCCTCATGGCCAATGTCCGCGCCGGCCGGCTGGCCTGGCACAGCGAGACCATCGCCTACGTGACGGCGCCGGGTGCGCCGCAGGGCGACTGGCGAAAGAACCACGCGTTTCGCGAGATCTACCAAGGCGTGTGCGCACGGGCGGAGGCCTTGGGCATGACGCTGGATGTGTTCGAGGAAAAAACGATCATCGGCCCCCGGCTCGACGCCATCCTCAAGGCGCGCGGCATTCGCGGCGTAGTGATCGGCATGATACACCCGGACAATGTTCCCGGTCCCGTCGCCCTGTCGTGGTCCCGGATCACGGCGGTGCAGATCGAGCCGCATACGCACCTGCCCATGCTGCCCGGTGTGCACAATGACCGCGCGCGGATCGTGCAGGAGGCCTTCGCCCGGACGCGCGAACTCGGCTACCGCCGCGCGGGGCTGGCGATTCCCGCCTTCTGGGATCGCTATGGCCACTGGCTGTCCGGATATCTGGGCGCGGCCTGGGGTCTGCCGAAAAACGAAACCGTCAGGCCATTTTACCCGACAACAACCTGGAACCGGGCGGGATTCGCCCGGTGGCTCCGGCAGGAGCGCCCCGAGGTGATCCTGACGCTGGATCGTGCCTTTGTGTGGCGCTGGCTCGGGGAGCTGGGTTTCCGCGTCCCCGGAGATGTCGCCTATGCGGAACTGGATTTGCCTCCGGACGACACCGCGACCGCCGGCATCCGGCAGTCCCACCAAACCGTGGGGGCCGAAGCCGTCAGCCTGCTGGCCAGCCGCCTGTATCACAATGACACCGGCCCGGTAGACCGGCAAATGATGCTCCAGATATCCGGCCAATGGAAAAACGGCGCGACAGCCCCTCCGAAATAG
- a CDS encoding nicotinamide mononucleotide adenylyltransferase, producing the protein MSEQGPLLTTNRKALTINLDEAKYGTFAEIGAGQEVARVFFQAGGAAGTVAKSMSAYDMTFSDAIYGKAPRYVSRERLALMLDHEYELLRERLHEKRGETTTFFVYADTVAARSFKGNNECHGWLGIRFQTEPRGPVSDVTIHVRMWDKDNLLQQQALGIAGTNLIYAAFYYRDDPERFIQSLIDNVGAERIEIDMLTMSGPAFAHVDNRLMSLFLVKHGVTHAVMFGPGGEVLQPSEVLHKKPVLVERGSFRPVTHVNVDMLNCACAQFLQESGVKGKDIVVLMEITMNNLLADGHLNAQDFLSRVDLLGDIGFTVMISNYSEYYRLTTYFRRYTNEMIGVAMGINNLVEIFNEKYYEHLQGGILENFGRLFRYAVKLYIYPMQQSAFDRYIASGHPATPDGTMPPFPAAVAITPAASHHPGTWAASHVFITAKNLQVEDHLQNLYAHLLENHYLEPIVGFNTEILAIFSRDVLQRIKAGDATWETMVPAPVADAIKRRGLFGYETVT; encoded by the coding sequence ATGAGCGAACAAGGCCCGCTTCTCACGACCAACCGCAAGGCACTCACGATCAACCTCGACGAGGCGAAATACGGCACCTTTGCCGAAATCGGCGCCGGGCAGGAAGTCGCCCGCGTGTTTTTCCAGGCGGGCGGCGCGGCCGGCACCGTTGCCAAATCCATGTCCGCCTACGACATGACCTTCAGCGACGCCATCTACGGCAAGGCGCCCCGCTACGTCTCGCGCGAGCGCCTCGCGCTCATGCTCGATCACGAATACGAACTCCTCCGCGAGCGCCTTCATGAAAAACGCGGGGAGACCACCACCTTCTTCGTTTACGCCGACACCGTCGCCGCCCGCAGTTTCAAGGGCAACAACGAGTGTCACGGCTGGCTCGGCATCCGCTTCCAGACCGAACCCCGCGGCCCCGTCAGCGACGTCACCATCCACGTCCGCATGTGGGACAAGGACAACCTCCTCCAGCAACAGGCCCTCGGCATCGCCGGCACCAACCTCATCTACGCCGCCTTCTATTACCGCGACGACCCCGAACGCTTCATCCAGTCGCTCATCGACAATGTCGGCGCCGAACGCATCGAGATCGACATGCTCACTATGAGCGGCCCCGCCTTCGCCCACGTCGACAACCGCCTCATGTCGCTCTTCCTCGTCAAGCACGGCGTCACCCATGCCGTCATGTTCGGCCCCGGCGGCGAAGTCCTGCAGCCTTCCGAAGTGCTCCACAAAAAACCCGTGCTCGTCGAGCGCGGCAGTTTCCGCCCCGTCACCCACGTCAATGTCGACATGCTCAACTGCGCCTGCGCCCAGTTCCTCCAGGAGTCCGGCGTGAAGGGCAAGGACATCGTCGTGCTCATGGAAATCACCATGAACAACCTCCTCGCCGACGGGCACCTCAACGCGCAGGACTTCCTTTCCCGCGTGGACCTGCTCGGCGACATCGGCTTCACGGTAATGATTTCCAACTACAGCGAATATTATCGCCTCACCACCTACTTCCGCCGCTACACCAACGAAATGATCGGCGTGGCCATGGGCATCAACAACCTCGTCGAGATTTTTAACGAAAAGTACTACGAGCACCTCCAGGGCGGCATTCTGGAAAATTTCGGCCGCCTCTTCCGATATGCCGTCAAGCTCTACATCTATCCCATGCAGCAGAGCGCCTTCGACCGTTACATCGCCAGCGGTCATCCCGCCACGCCCGACGGCACCATGCCCCCCTTCCCTGCCGCCGTCGCGATAACGCCTGCCGCCAGCCACCATCCGGGCACCTGGGCAGCCTCGCACGTTTTTATCACCGCGAAAAACCTGCAGGTCGAGGACCACCTGCAAAACCTCTACGCCCACCTGCTGGAAAACCACTACCTGGAGCCCATTGTCGGCTTCAACACGGAGATCCTCGCCATCTTCTCGCGCGACGTCCTCCAGCGCATCAAGGCCGGTGATGCAACCTGGGAAACGATGGTTCCCGCCCCCGTTGCCGACGCCATCAAGCGCCGCGGGCTCTTCGGGTACGAAACCGTGACCTAA
- a CDS encoding anchor protein: protein MTNITQTPSFPALHFPVKTAAIVCAMCLALAPAFSSSLRAALVPFTEEFTGAAVDSSRWTEYKSGSNASLAVADGKLTAATTSTGSTNRAVIISKSSAINPFEQALRFSFSGLSISGNPGTGANAFYALLGNVDSDAAGANFYPTKGPSTGNGWTSLLIEKKSVDSTDVLQLTVRERTAGVSIIDTTYSLSAMPTIIDWTIDGTGTGATWSLTLTGATLTGGSLGTTTSSSVSGTFTNFASTHLAAGSWLALGCFNNGAVATGGTSISLDAVGVAAAVPEPAQAVALFGVGALAAAGIVLRRIRRI from the coding sequence ATGACAAACATCACTCAAACCCCGTCGTTCCCCGCACTGCATTTCCCGGTAAAAACCGCCGCCATCGTTTGTGCCATGTGCCTCGCGCTGGCACCGGCATTTTCCTCATCGTTGCGAGCCGCCCTTGTTCCGTTCACCGAAGAGTTCACCGGCGCCGCCGTGGACTCCTCCCGGTGGACCGAATACAAGTCCGGCTCCAACGCCTCGCTTGCCGTCGCGGATGGCAAATTGACCGCGGCCACAACATCGACCGGGAGCACCAACCGCGCCGTGATTATCAGCAAGAGTTCCGCGATCAACCCCTTCGAGCAGGCATTGCGTTTCAGCTTTTCCGGCCTGTCCATCAGCGGCAATCCAGGCACTGGGGCCAATGCGTTTTATGCGCTGCTCGGCAACGTGGATTCTGACGCGGCAGGCGCGAATTTTTATCCGACGAAAGGCCCTTCCACGGGCAACGGCTGGACGTCACTCCTGATCGAAAAAAAGAGCGTCGATAGCACCGACGTGCTGCAACTCACCGTGCGCGAGCGCACGGCAGGCGTGTCCATCATTGATACCACCTATTCGTTGAGCGCCATGCCGACCATCATCGACTGGACGATCGATGGCACAGGAACCGGTGCAACGTGGTCGCTGACCCTGACCGGCGCCACGCTCACAGGCGGCTCCCTCGGGACGACAACGTCGTCTTCCGTTTCGGGCACGTTTACCAACTTCGCATCCACTCACCTTGCGGCAGGCTCATGGCTCGCGCTGGGTTGCTTCAACAATGGAGCCGTGGCGACCGGGGGAACCTCCATTTCGCTCGATGCGGTTGGTGTTGCCGCTGCGGTTCCCGAACCGGCGCAGGCCGTTGCCCTGTTCGGCGTCGGTGCGCTGGCGGCGGCGGGGATCGTGCTGCGCCGCATCCGCCGGATATGA